The following coding sequences are from one Lathamus discolor isolate bLatDis1 chromosome 10, bLatDis1.hap1, whole genome shotgun sequence window:
- the LOC136019801 gene encoding proteinase-activated receptor 2-like, with the protein MSRTVPSPGSAAACVTLLLGCACLGLAVQVSPMRGKGRALIPLTAQEETVCPSASVEGFLNSTLTTRLLPALYSMVLLVGLPANALACWVLVTNFRRCSSTFFLLNLASADLLFALLLPFKISYHLLGNHWLFGDYLCRTMMAFFYGNMYSSILFLTCVGLERYISVMHPFLWKGSSQTWVKAGVSVGIWLVVGLGMTPLLLCPQTSHISSLNITTCHDVLGKDKHTFLVYYFLCLVGLGFGLPFVLMTASYSCILVRLLAEGRRYRQVVHVLAVVLLVFILCFTPSNVLLFIHYMLEATGCHNATYMWYTVALVLSAFNNCFDPFVYFYVSRDFRVWVRDAGSCCLRGLNTSSGRALEKAALPLRSNEQSQL; encoded by the exons ATGTCCCGGACAGTGCCATCGCCCGGCTCTGCTGCCGCCTGTGTCACCCTCCTGCTCGGCTGCGCCTGCCTTGGCTTGGCAGTCCAAGTCTCCCCAA TGCGTGGCAAAGGGCGAGCCTTGATCCCCCTCACTGCCCAAGAAGAAACCGTTTGCCCCAGTGCTTCTGTGGAAGGTTTCCTCAACAGCACCCTCACCACTCgcctcctgcctgccctctACTCCATGGTCCTGCTCGTGGGGCTGCCAGCCAACGCTCTGGCCTGCTGGGTCTTGGTGACCAACTTCAGGAGATGTTCCAGCACCTTCTTCCTGCTCAACCTGGCGAGTGCTGACCTGCTCTTtgccctcctgcttcccttcaAGATCTCCTACCACCTCCTGGGCAATCACTGGCTCTTTGGGGACTACCTGTGCCGCACTATGATGGCCTTCTTCTATGGGAACATGTACAGCtccatcctcttcctcacctGCGTTGGCCTGGAGCGTTATATCTCTGTTATGCACCCATTCCTGTGGAAAGGCTCCAGTCAGACATGGGTCAAGGCGGGTGTCTCTGTAGGCATCTGGCTGGTGGTGGGGCTGGGCATGACCCCTCTGCTTTTGTGCCCCCAGACAAGTCATATCTCGAGCCTGAACATCACAACGTGCCACGATGTCCTAGGAAAGGATAAGCACACGTTCCTTGTCTACTATTTCCTCTGCCTGGTGGGGCTGGGCTTTGGCTTGCCCTTTGTGCTCATGACCGCCTCCTACAGCTGCATCCTAGTGCGGCTGCTGGCAGAGGGCAGACGCTATAGGCAAGTGGTGCATGTCCTGGCCGTGGTCCTCCTGGTCTTCATCCTCTGCTTCACCCCCAGCAACGTGCTGCTCTTCATCCACTATATGCTGGAGGCCACGGGGTGCCACAACGCCACATACATGTGGTACACTGTGGCCCTGGTGCTCAGTGCCTTCAACAACTGCTTCGATCCCTTCGTCTACTTCTACGTCTCCCGGGATTTCCGGGTCTGGGTGCgggatgcaggcagctgctgcctgagGGGGCTCAACACCTCCTCGGGAAGGGCTTTGGAGAAGGCAGCCTTGCCCCTGCGGTCCAATGAGCAGAGCCAGCTGTAG
- the FCHSD1 gene encoding F-BAR and double SH3 domains protein 1 — MQPPPRKVKLTQEVRVHVLEQLSGLQGKQQRDAELLEDIRSYSKQRAAIDREYGQALQRLASQFVKRDWQRGRGEASDSRSTVAVWRGVIEGTAHAGQVRVTASESYRALATEAARTARLSKERMLKKGIERLQKAQAELLDTVKELDKAKKQFTHLQRSNEVAKDKAADVEARLRKSDRRIFHTKASLQKLSAKFSARLAEHSRQLAGVHNEYSFALVSATAHLEHYWRVELPAAMQALDGDLYERLREHLSAASRTEVETCRATRDCFQGVAEASARVCREQDLILFLQEHPSFTLAPEQRLQLTGMEEVCLLPPGDDGASLEKEARRWATRVARDRKNRVHSEEVLQRLEARRQQVAEVEAAAVERQMEEVRENIRKAEVSRVKAEARLALLRAAGLDVDTWVAGAMVGAGEEAPTGLDPAEFDDYEDSDEPDEDDEPGPAARTYPYTCRVIFGYQGCQADELSITQGEELEIIEDGDAEEWVKARNKAGQVGYVPEKYLLSLGGEPGAGAGPPGPSALHRQLSSIMAAELVLEPGAWLVRALYDYEGQSPEELSFPEGAIIRVLPRAAGEVDDGFWTGDFDGRVGVFPSLVVEELTGAREPTGQELPSPSPPPFSPPGLAPGASLVPNPSPEASTLGGCRQDGAGSGQSSPDLAATRLRPLRAPPPPPGRAPEPDPELPFS; from the exons ATGCAGCCGCCGCCGCGCAAG GTGAAGCTCACGCAGGAGGTGCGGGTCCACGTCCTGGAGCAGCTCTCGGGCCTGCAGGGCAAGCAGCAGCGGGATGCCGAGCTGCTGGAGGACATCAG GTCCTACAGCAAGCAGAGGGCTGCCATCGACAGGGAGTATGGGCAG GCACTGCAGAGGCTGGCAAGCCAGTTTGTGAAGAGAGACTGGCAGCGGGGCCGCGGCGAGGCCAGCGACTCAAG GAGCACAGTTGCTGTCTGGAGAGGTGTCATTGAGGGGACCGCACACGCCGGGCAGGTCCGTGTCACTGCCTCGGAGAGCTACCGTGCCCTCGCCACGGAGGCCGCCCGCACCGCCCGGCTCTCCAAGGAGAGGATGCTCAAGAAG GGCATTGAGCGGCTGCAGAAggcccaggcagagctgctggacaCGGTGAAGGAGCTGGATAAGGCGAAGAAGCAGTTCACCCACCTCCAGCGGAGCAATGAGGTGGCCAAGGACAAGGCGGCTGATGTGGAGGCTCG GCTCCGGAAGAGTGACCGGAGGATATTTCACACCAAGGCCAGCCTGCAAAAGCTCAGTGCCAAG TTCTCTGCAAGGCTGGCTGAGCACTCGAGGCAGCTCGCAGGGGTGCACAATGAGTACAGCTTTGCCCTGGTGTCTGCTACTGCCCACCTGGAGCACTACTGGCGTGTGGAGCTGCCGGCTGCCATGCAG GCACTGGATGGTGACCTCTACGAGAGGCTGCGGGAGCACTTGTCAGCAGCCAGCCGGACAGAAGTGGAGACCTGCCGGGCCACACGGGACTGCTTCCAGGGCGTTGCAGAGGCATCTGCACGG GTGTGCCGGGAGCAGGACCTCATCCTCTTCCTGCAGGAGCATCCCTCCTTCACCCTGGCCCCTGAGCAGCGCCTCCAGCTCACTGGGATGGAGGAG GTATGCCTGCTGCCACCTGGGGATGATGGggccagcctggagaaggaggCACGACGCTGGGCTACACGGGTGGCCCGGGACCGCAAAAACAGGGTGCACAGTGAGGAG GTGCTGCAGCGGCTGGAGGCCAGGCGGCAGCAGGTCGCAGAGGTGGAAGCAGCTGCCGTGGAGCGGCAGATGGAAGAAGTGAGGGAGAACATCCGGAAGGCAGAG GTGAGCCGAGTGAAGGCAGAGGCACGGCTGGCGCTGCTGcgggcagcagggctggatgtgGACACTTGGGTGGCGGGGGCCATGGTGGGGGCAGGAGAAGAGGCTCCCACAGGGCTGGATCCAGCTGAGTTCGATGACTACGAGGACAGTGACGAGCCAGATGAGGACGATgagcctggccctgctgcccGCACCTACCCCTACACCTGCCGGGTGATCTTTGGGTACCAG GGCTGCCAGGCAGATGAGCTGTCCATCACCcagggagaggagctggagatCATCGAGGATGGGGACGCAGAGGAGTGGGTGAAG GCTCGAAACAAGGCCGGCCAGGTTGGCTACGTTCCTGAAAAGTACCTACTGTCCCTGGGGGGTGAGCCAGGGGCCGGGGCTGGTCCTCCAGGACCTTCTGCATTGCACCGCCAGCTCTCCAGCATCATGGCTGCAGAACTGGTGCTGGAGCCCGGAG CCTGGCTCGTGCGAGCTCTGTATGACTATGAGGGGCAGAGCCCTGAGGAGCTGAGCTTCCCCGAGGGGGCCATCATCCGAGTGCTGCCCCGCGCTGCCGGCGAGGTGGATGATGGCTTCTGGACAGGTGACTTCGATGGCCGCGTTGGTGTCTTCCCCTCGCTGGTGGTGGAGGAACTCACCGGGGCACGGGAGCCAACTGGGCAG GAGCTGCCATCGCCGTCCCCACCGCCCTTCTCCCCTCCTGGCCTCGCACCTGGGGCCAGCCTGGTCCCCAACCCCTCTCCTGAAGCATCAACGCTAGGAG GTTGCCGGCAGGATGGCGCAGGCAGCGGGCAGAGCTCTCCGGACCTGGCAGCCACCCGCCTCCGGCCA CTTCGtgcaccaccaccaccgcccGGCAGAGCCCCTGAGCCTGACCCCGAGCTGCCCTTCAGCTGA